Proteins co-encoded in one Pyxidicoccus xibeiensis genomic window:
- a CDS encoding serine/threonine protein kinase, protein MREAHILHLPPGTDIAGFVLGPLLGAGGCGAVYRAVGGGDEVALKLQSLRRLAGWPVREGTILLRLEHRNVVGFRACGLYPGHAPCWFYLAMEYVRGRTLQQWVDEENPGARRVAGLLLGMARGLEATHAAQVLHRDIKEHNVVVREEDGEAVLVDFGVGDYAGAPRLTHGVLPPGTPRYRSPEALAFRRASSLTSDVRYVATPADDLYALGVVLYWMLTGLHPFVEVETPSQVEEVISHVPVAPHVANPRVPAVLSGLCMRLLSKHPEERDTATALCAAVEEALAGADASWDVPLCEAHPEIPEPPRVWPEDDAAALELWVREGPGNGGPPRRGRRPGVVEGEPIVEPEPEPAPVDVAAVPPTRLLRARPARASGALARPVRGRALLGGAALLAVGVAFAGGLLLERTWRPGAPPLPEAHGEVAPAGPTLESGRAARPPQAAPTAAATASLAVTAQKEDLPVKKTPDTVSSPAPPASARPGVLARALTTAAACTALACPSGPQVRPPPVPEACPPGAVDAMKELGIRMYSPDPITFGARGLGYRVITVREGEVQARVGPDFGALENGTVRGHLFVRGDRVYGRFIEGTTKTGKTFPVCLSLANEDEKGVLREDRSGGPDSARIYSTQKVMAVPSFD, encoded by the coding sequence ATGAGAGAAGCGCACATCCTCCACCTGCCGCCCGGCACCGACATCGCCGGGTTCGTCCTGGGCCCCCTGCTGGGAGCGGGAGGCTGCGGTGCGGTGTACCGGGCCGTCGGGGGAGGGGATGAGGTCGCGCTCAAGCTGCAGTCGCTGCGGAGGCTTGCCGGCTGGCCGGTGCGCGAAGGCACCATCCTCCTGCGTCTCGAGCACCGCAACGTGGTGGGCTTCCGTGCGTGTGGCCTGTACCCGGGACACGCGCCTTGCTGGTTCTACCTGGCCATGGAGTACGTGCGCGGGCGCACGCTGCAGCAGTGGGTGGACGAGGAGAACCCGGGCGCGCGGCGCGTGGCGGGGCTGCTGCTGGGAATGGCCCGGGGCCTGGAGGCCACCCACGCGGCACAGGTGCTGCATCGGGACATCAAGGAGCACAACGTCGTGGTCCGCGAGGAGGACGGGGAGGCGGTGCTGGTGGACTTCGGCGTGGGGGACTACGCCGGCGCTCCGAGGCTCACCCACGGTGTGCTACCGCCGGGCACCCCGCGCTACCGCAGTCCGGAAGCCCTGGCCTTCCGCCGGGCCAGCAGTCTCACCTCGGACGTCCGCTACGTGGCCACGCCCGCGGACGACCTGTATGCGCTGGGCGTCGTCCTCTACTGGATGCTCACGGGGCTGCATCCCTTCGTGGAGGTGGAGACGCCCTCCCAGGTGGAGGAGGTCATCTCCCACGTCCCGGTGGCGCCGCACGTGGCGAACCCGCGCGTGCCGGCCGTGTTGAGCGGGCTGTGCATGCGGCTGCTCTCGAAGCACCCGGAGGAGCGGGACACCGCGACGGCCCTGTGCGCGGCCGTGGAAGAGGCGCTGGCTGGCGCGGACGCGAGCTGGGACGTGCCGCTGTGCGAGGCGCACCCGGAGATACCCGAGCCGCCGCGTGTCTGGCCGGAGGATGACGCCGCCGCGCTGGAACTGTGGGTCCGCGAGGGGCCGGGGAATGGCGGCCCGCCGCGCCGGGGCAGGAGGCCTGGAGTCGTTGAAGGTGAGCCCATCGTGGAGCCGGAGCCGGAGCCGGCGCCGGTGGATGTGGCCGCCGTGCCTCCCACTCGGTTGCTGCGCGCGCGGCCCGCCCGGGCGTCCGGAGCGCTCGCGCGGCCTGTCCGGGGCCGGGCCCTCCTGGGCGGGGCGGCGCTCCTGGCGGTGGGGGTGGCGTTCGCGGGTGGGTTGTTGCTGGAGCGGACCTGGCGGCCGGGTGCGCCCCCGCTGCCCGAGGCTCACGGGGAAGTGGCGCCGGCCGGTCCCACGCTGGAAAGTGGACGGGCCGCGAGGCCGCCCCAGGCGGCGCCCACCGCCGCGGCCACCGCCTCGCTCGCGGTGACAGCGCAGAAGGAAGACCTACCCGTGAAGAAGACGCCCGACACCGTTTCGTCCCCCGCGCCGCCGGCGTCCGCGCGGCCTGGAGTGCTGGCCCGAGCGCTCACCACGGCCGCGGCCTGCACCGCGCTGGCCTGTCCCAGTGGGCCCCAGGTGCGCCCCCCGCCCGTGCCGGAAGCGTGTCCTCCGGGCGCCGTGGACGCCATGAAGGAACTGGGCATCCGGATGTACTCGCCCGACCCCATCACCTTTGGCGCCAGGGGGCTGGGTTATCGCGTCATCACCGTCAGGGAAGGAGAAGTGCAGGCGAGGGTGGGCCCTGACTTCGGCGCGCTCGAGAATGGAACGGTGCGTGGGCACCTCTTCGTGCGAGGTGACCGGGTCTATGGACGCTTCATCGAAGGGACGACCAAGACGGGTAAGACGTTTCCTGTCTGCCTGTCACTGGCGAACGAAGATGAGAAGGGAGTCCTGCGGGAGGACAGGAGCGGTGGCCCGGACTCCGCGCGCATCTACTCCACCCAGAAGGTCATGGCGGTGCCGAGCTTCGATTGA
- a CDS encoding bifunctional UDP-sugar hydrolase/5'-nucleotidase: protein MKARLTLLLLAASLLTSVEAHAAPRRLVLLFTGDNQGEIAPCGCKAEPQGGLARRKTAVEAERARGVPVVLLDAGNALFRKPLRQDDAVVQQRADLVLEQMEALGTAAMAVGARDLSHGLAYLQKATRGPKKQLKLLSANLVDKAGKAPFAASTVVEAGGLKVGVVGVSPEGAVAGEPALTGRAPLDAALAEARKLRQARKVDVVVVLAAVPYQEAMKLALLANDAVDFVVQSSENKGLGIGKRVGTHAAVFPAGELGRQLTRLELSVDGPGPSVDLGMGSRTRQQLQVVEGNLLKAHERLNATQDAQARADLSRTIVELEGRLRQLESEAEVKPAAGGRSHQLSYITLGEAVADDPALKQRVEKLEPPGSAMPVP from the coding sequence GTGAAGGCCCGACTCACCCTGCTGCTGCTGGCCGCATCGCTGCTGACGTCCGTGGAAGCCCATGCCGCGCCGCGCCGTCTGGTGTTGCTCTTCACCGGAGACAACCAGGGTGAGATAGCGCCGTGCGGCTGCAAGGCGGAGCCCCAGGGCGGGCTGGCACGGCGGAAGACGGCCGTCGAAGCGGAGCGTGCGCGGGGCGTACCGGTGGTGTTGCTGGACGCGGGTAACGCGCTGTTCCGCAAGCCGTTGCGTCAGGATGACGCAGTCGTCCAACAGCGCGCGGACCTGGTGCTGGAGCAGATGGAGGCGCTGGGCACGGCGGCCATGGCGGTGGGCGCGCGGGACTTGTCCCACGGCCTCGCGTACCTCCAGAAGGCCACGCGCGGGCCGAAGAAGCAGCTGAAGCTGCTGTCCGCCAACCTGGTGGACAAGGCGGGCAAGGCGCCCTTCGCGGCGTCCACGGTGGTGGAGGCCGGGGGCCTCAAGGTGGGCGTGGTGGGCGTGTCGCCCGAGGGCGCCGTGGCCGGAGAGCCCGCGCTGACGGGCCGGGCGCCCCTCGACGCGGCGCTGGCCGAGGCGCGCAAGCTGCGCCAGGCGCGCAAGGTGGACGTGGTGGTGGTGCTGGCGGCGGTGCCCTACCAGGAGGCCATGAAGCTGGCGCTGCTGGCGAACGACGCGGTGGACTTCGTGGTGCAGTCCAGTGAGAACAAGGGCCTGGGCATCGGCAAGCGGGTGGGCACCCACGCGGCCGTGTTCCCCGCGGGCGAGCTGGGCCGGCAGTTGACGCGGCTGGAGCTGAGCGTGGACGGGCCGGGGCCTTCGGTGGACCTGGGCATGGGCTCGCGGACGCGGCAGCAGCTCCAGGTGGTGGAGGGCAACCTCCTGAAGGCGCACGAGCGCCTCAATGCCACCCAGGACGCGCAGGCGCGCGCGGACCTGTCCCGCACCATCGTCGAGCTGGAGGGCCGCCTGCGGCAGCTGGAGTCGGAGGCGGAGGTGAAGCCGGCGGCCGGCGGTCGCTCGCACCAGCTCTCCTACATCACCCTGGGAGAGGCGGTGGCGGACGACCCGGCGCTGAAGCAGCGCGTGGAGAAGCTCGAGCCGCCCGGCTCCGCCATGCCCGTGCCCTGA
- a CDS encoding DUF2381 family protein yields the protein MLGLMPTVLLLPALLSGPDVSTRVDTDAWETGARRVELRAEASGESVEVRVSPGVGTLLLFDSPPSRVEVEARQHFRGVGLEGAMLTLVPDATFQELGQARVTAHFTDGAAPATAAFLLRVVPPALAERQVEVHRRSRGLESYVQENRELRSENEALRREVARLQAMQAHPDGLAGLLASGVMTDKGVVARDVTSALLIRPRDTLSKVDARAFRSTQRVALELLLENSGAQPWRAAGAALQARAGAVLKVLRVWQPVPIAPGEQGYVTVEAENAPQVAQGPFTLTLWEEGTRHPITLGNITFP from the coding sequence ATGCTTGGCCTGATGCCCACCGTACTCTTGCTGCCCGCGCTGTTGAGCGGTCCGGATGTCTCCACACGGGTGGACACGGACGCCTGGGAGACAGGCGCGCGCCGTGTGGAGCTGCGTGCGGAGGCCTCGGGAGAGTCGGTGGAAGTCCGCGTCAGCCCAGGAGTAGGGACGCTCCTGCTGTTCGACTCTCCTCCGTCGCGCGTGGAGGTGGAGGCGCGTCAGCACTTCCGGGGCGTGGGCTTGGAAGGCGCCATGCTGACGCTGGTGCCCGACGCGACCTTCCAGGAATTGGGGCAGGCGCGGGTGACCGCGCACTTCACTGATGGCGCGGCTCCCGCGACGGCCGCGTTCCTGCTGCGCGTGGTACCCCCTGCCCTGGCGGAGCGGCAGGTCGAGGTTCATCGCCGTTCGCGCGGACTGGAGTCCTACGTCCAGGAGAACAGGGAACTCCGCTCGGAGAACGAGGCACTGCGGAGGGAAGTGGCGCGGCTTCAGGCGATGCAGGCGCATCCGGACGGGCTGGCGGGCCTGCTGGCGTCCGGCGTCATGACAGACAAGGGGGTTGTTGCACGTGATGTTACCTCCGCGCTCCTGATCCGGCCCAGGGATACGCTGTCCAAGGTTGACGCCAGGGCCTTCAGGTCCACCCAGCGGGTCGCGCTGGAATTGCTGCTGGAAAACTCTGGCGCCCAGCCGTGGCGTGCGGCGGGAGCGGCGCTGCAAGCCAGGGCCGGCGCGGTGCTGAAGGTGCTGCGCGTCTGGCAGCCGGTGCCCATTGCTCCAGGTGAGCAGGGGTACGTAACCGTGGAGGCGGAGAATGCTCCGCAGGTAGCGCAGGGCCCCTTCACGTTGACGCTGTGGGAAGAGGGCACCCGACACCCCATCACCCTGGGCAACATCACCTTTCCATGA
- a CDS encoding zinc metalloprotease, translating to MTVGALVAMVGCGPVDESELQAGEPVEEAATDTRKCGNPDLDPETVAQVEADFEARRAQLALEGRVTAQAFTVPTWFHIIRTSTGTGGVTTTQINNQLAVLNAAYASTGATFTLAGTTTTNNSTWYSAQPGSSGESAMKNTLRRGGKETLNFYVSAPGGGLLGWATFPWTNAAGKMDGVVVLNSSLPGGSATNYNQGDTGTHEVGHWLGLYHTFQGGCASPGDSVSDTPPEASPASGCPTGRDTCTTAGLDPITNFMDYSYDSCMNTFSAGQRTRMNSMKTTYR from the coding sequence GTGACTGTTGGTGCCCTGGTGGCGATGGTCGGTTGTGGTCCCGTTGACGAGTCTGAGCTGCAGGCCGGGGAGCCCGTCGAGGAGGCCGCGACGGATACCCGCAAGTGCGGCAACCCGGACCTGGACCCGGAGACGGTGGCGCAGGTGGAGGCGGACTTCGAGGCCCGCCGTGCGCAGCTGGCCCTGGAGGGCCGCGTGACGGCGCAGGCCTTCACGGTGCCGACCTGGTTCCACATCATCCGCACCAGCACGGGCACGGGTGGTGTGACGACGACGCAGATCAACAACCAGCTGGCCGTGCTCAACGCCGCGTACGCGTCCACGGGCGCGACGTTCACGCTGGCGGGCACGACGACCACCAACAACAGCACCTGGTACAGCGCGCAGCCGGGCTCCTCCGGTGAGTCGGCGATGAAGAACACGCTGCGCCGCGGCGGCAAGGAGACCCTGAACTTCTACGTCTCCGCCCCCGGTGGCGGCCTGCTCGGCTGGGCGACCTTCCCCTGGACCAACGCCGCCGGGAAGATGGACGGCGTGGTGGTGCTGAACTCCTCGCTGCCCGGCGGCTCGGCCACCAACTACAACCAGGGCGACACGGGCACCCACGAGGTCGGCCACTGGCTCGGCCTGTACCACACGTTCCAGGGCGGCTGCGCCAGCCCCGGTGACAGCGTGAGCGACACCCCGCCCGAGGCCTCGCCGGCTTCCGGCTGCCCCACGGGCCGTGACACCTGCACGACGGCCGGTCTGGACCCCATCACCAACTTCATGGACTACAGCTACGACTCCTGCATGAACACGTTCAGCGCGGGTCAGCGCACCCGCATGAACAGCATGAAGACGACGTACCGCTAG
- a CDS encoding imm11 family protein — MPTRFYELTDDMSIQGRWLLGVPRDEQGREIEEPWLFTDGATVADSRHLRLPVVVPGSALDFSRAAFAIPVVHHRVATRLAELAPSDVQFVDATVQGQTESFCILVATQLVKCIDDKASAEVEYWREADGRPEKVGRYRKVAGMRVDPLKAGQAKVFRPWGWSVSLIVGEDIKQALEEMGATGVRFTEV; from the coding sequence ATGCCAACACGGTTTTATGAATTGACTGACGACATGTCCATCCAGGGGCGCTGGTTGCTTGGAGTTCCCAGGGATGAACAGGGTCGCGAAATCGAAGAACCCTGGCTCTTCACGGATGGGGCGACGGTTGCCGACTCGAGGCACCTGCGCCTTCCCGTTGTTGTCCCTGGCTCAGCCCTCGATTTTTCTCGGGCGGCCTTCGCGATTCCCGTCGTACACCATCGTGTTGCTACGCGTCTGGCGGAGCTTGCTCCTTCCGATGTCCAGTTCGTTGACGCGACCGTGCAGGGACAAACCGAAAGTTTTTGTATTCTCGTCGCAACCCAGCTCGTCAAATGCATTGATGACAAGGCATCCGCGGAAGTCGAATATTGGCGGGAAGCGGATGGCCGGCCAGAGAAGGTTGGAAGGTATCGGAAGGTTGCCGGAATGCGCGTGGATCCGCTCAAGGCCGGCCAGGCGAAGGTCTTTCGTCCTTGGGGGTGGTCTGTCTCCTTGATTGTCGGTGAGGACATCAAGCAGGCCCTGGAGGAGATGGGAGCAACGGGCGTTCGGTTCACGGAGGTGTGA
- a CDS encoding DUF2378 family protein translates to MHLSTESTSAGGAAWELELRRLAASDEDTARGMFFQGTLDVVGFLGGEGAVARCKGVAGLWEINPVHMYPISKFLRMTSTAARLLAPQLDGFEGVLRRMGTQATVDFLSSMFGRDLMQTASGSPRKLLQSLGDSYRAAVSYGERYPLWTSEKSARFIMRRDFMPAAYHEGTLLSVLEAIGARDVRVHGRQVALLDSEYELSWK, encoded by the coding sequence ATGCACCTGAGTACTGAATCGACGAGCGCTGGCGGCGCGGCCTGGGAGCTGGAGCTGCGGAGGCTTGCGGCGAGCGACGAGGACACGGCGCGGGGGATGTTCTTCCAGGGGACGTTGGACGTCGTCGGCTTCCTGGGCGGTGAGGGCGCGGTGGCCCGGTGCAAGGGCGTGGCGGGCCTGTGGGAAATCAACCCCGTGCACATGTACCCCATCAGCAAGTTCCTGCGGATGACGTCCACGGCGGCGCGGCTGCTGGCGCCCCAACTGGACGGCTTCGAGGGGGTGCTGCGGCGCATGGGGACCCAGGCGACGGTGGACTTCCTGTCGTCCATGTTCGGCAGGGACCTGATGCAGACGGCCAGCGGCAGCCCGCGCAAGCTGCTGCAGTCACTGGGTGACTCGTACCGTGCGGCGGTGAGCTACGGCGAGCGCTACCCGCTGTGGACGAGCGAGAAGAGCGCGCGCTTCATCATGCGGCGCGACTTCATGCCCGCCGCGTACCACGAGGGGACGCTGCTGAGCGTGCTGGAGGCCATCGGCGCGCGCGACGTGCGGGTACACGGGCGGCAGGTGGCGCTGCTCGATAGCGAGTACGAGCTGTCCTGGAAGTGA
- a CDS encoding M20/M25/M40 family metallo-hydrolase — translation MNALALREDRFLDVLRRLIALTPKLQNNPAAGLVPEERLAAQVVLDALAPHLQSGFIQAESLAAAGNESRPCLVLTVKGSDAAAGALGFVGAHFDVVPADEKGEGWERSPFTLWEGPGGVLYGRGVTDCLGHVAVLTDLLAQLAERGERPRRTLKVVLISNEESTDLPGLGLGYVAEQGRLKDLAGQPVYWLDSANFGPTLGTGGIALWELKVTGVGGHSGMPQNCVNALELGMAASLELARFFRERFPPTEDEKKWGFLSSSSLKATVVEGPNAKETKIPSDVTLRGDVRLTPFYDLKEMQRTVTDFMRELDARLERDEAIPGFPRTRTAAGKRGTLSFRFPGSGTEGIACRLDSPGLQALKDAMQAVRGVAPTPFSLTGSLPLVRDLQRQGCDVQITGFGEMAYYHAPNEQARLEDFRQGFTILRELLVRL, via the coding sequence ATGAACGCGCTCGCCCTTCGTGAGGACCGCTTCCTGGACGTGCTCCGGCGGCTCATCGCCCTGACGCCGAAGCTGCAGAACAACCCCGCTGCGGGCCTGGTGCCCGAGGAGCGGCTGGCCGCCCAGGTGGTGCTGGACGCGCTGGCCCCGCACCTCCAGAGCGGCTTCATCCAGGCCGAGTCCCTGGCCGCGGCCGGCAACGAGTCCCGCCCCTGCCTGGTGCTCACCGTGAAGGGCAGCGACGCGGCGGCCGGCGCGCTGGGCTTCGTGGGCGCGCACTTCGACGTCGTCCCCGCGGACGAGAAGGGCGAGGGCTGGGAGCGCAGCCCCTTCACGCTGTGGGAGGGGCCCGGCGGCGTCCTCTACGGGCGCGGCGTCACCGACTGCCTGGGCCACGTGGCGGTGCTGACAGACTTGCTGGCGCAGCTCGCCGAGCGCGGTGAGCGCCCGCGCCGCACGCTGAAGGTGGTGCTCATCTCCAACGAGGAGTCCACGGACCTGCCCGGCCTGGGCCTGGGCTACGTGGCCGAGCAGGGCCGGCTGAAGGACCTCGCGGGCCAGCCGGTGTACTGGCTGGACAGCGCCAACTTCGGCCCCACGCTGGGCACCGGTGGCATCGCCCTGTGGGAGCTGAAAGTCACCGGCGTGGGCGGGCACTCGGGAATGCCGCAGAACTGCGTCAACGCGCTGGAGCTGGGCATGGCGGCGTCGCTGGAGCTGGCGCGCTTCTTCCGCGAGCGCTTCCCGCCCACCGAGGACGAGAAGAAGTGGGGCTTCCTCTCCTCGTCCAGCCTCAAGGCCACGGTGGTGGAGGGGCCCAACGCGAAGGAGACGAAGATTCCCTCCGACGTCACGCTGCGCGGCGACGTGCGCCTCACGCCCTTCTACGACTTGAAGGAGATGCAGCGCACGGTGACGGACTTCATGCGCGAGCTGGATGCCCGGCTGGAGCGCGACGAGGCCATCCCCGGCTTCCCGCGCACGCGCACCGCGGCGGGCAAGCGCGGCACGCTGTCCTTCCGCTTCCCGGGCAGCGGGACGGAGGGCATCGCGTGCCGGCTGGACTCGCCGGGGCTCCAGGCGCTCAAGGACGCGATGCAGGCGGTGCGCGGCGTGGCGCCCACGCCCTTCTCGCTCACCGGCTCGCTGCCGCTCGTGAGGGATTTGCAGCGCCAGGGCTGCGACGTGCAGATAACGGGCTTCGGGGAGATGGCGTACTACCACGCGCCCAACGAGCAGGCGCGGCTGGAGGACTTCCGGCAGGGCTTCACCATCCTCCGCGAGCTGCTCGTGCGGCTGTAG
- a CDS encoding helix-turn-helix domain-containing protein: MDEELGATFGKALREARARRGLTQVEVAALLDMHPMVYSRMERGKMLPRVSTLRKVAMVLRISTDELLGLAREARRGAKKETPLLRRLLTLSEELDEEKLKALVIMAGALGR; this comes from the coding sequence ATGGACGAAGAGCTGGGAGCGACGTTTGGCAAGGCGCTGCGCGAAGCCCGCGCACGCCGGGGACTCACGCAGGTGGAGGTGGCCGCCCTGCTGGACATGCACCCCATGGTCTACAGCCGCATGGAGCGCGGGAAGATGCTGCCCCGGGTGTCCACGCTGCGCAAGGTGGCCATGGTGCTGCGCATCTCCACGGACGAGCTGCTGGGCCTCGCCCGCGAGGCCCGTCGTGGCGCGAAGAAGGAGACGCCCCTGCTGCGCCGGCTGCTGACGCTCTCCGAGGAGCTGGACGAGGAGAAGCTCAAGGCGCTCGTCATCATGGCGGGCGCCCTGGGCCGGTAG
- a CDS encoding pyridoxal-phosphate-dependent aminotransferase family protein encodes MRDLLMIPGPVEFEPEVLQALGAPTLGHTDPAFIAIFGRALKRLREVCLAPGAQPFVVAGSGTLAMELAGANLVEPGDAALVVNTGYFSDRMAKILERHGAKVTHVRAAPGDAPSVDEVETHLARGGFKLLAVTHVDTSTGVLTPVEALVKAARKHGVLSVVDGVCATAGEAFHQDAWGADVYLTASQKAVGVPPGLALLTVGPRALEAWRARKVPVASVYSDWAEWLPIMEAYEAGKPAYFATPPVNLVCALDVSLGQVLAEGMEARFARHQRMARAFRAAWKALGLRMLPVSDAVAAHTLSAVYYPDGVDASLVGRVKGQGIVVAGGLHPELKARYFRVGHMNRVGPSDVLAAVGAVERALLAAGHESEPGAGVAAAQASLAAS; translated from the coding sequence GTGAGAGACCTGCTGATGATTCCGGGCCCGGTGGAGTTCGAGCCAGAGGTGCTGCAGGCGCTGGGCGCTCCCACGCTCGGCCACACGGACCCGGCCTTCATCGCCATCTTCGGCCGGGCGCTGAAGCGGCTGCGCGAGGTGTGCCTGGCCCCCGGCGCCCAGCCCTTCGTGGTGGCCGGCTCCGGCACCCTGGCCATGGAGCTGGCGGGCGCCAACCTAGTGGAGCCGGGAGACGCCGCGCTGGTGGTGAACACCGGCTACTTCAGCGACCGGATGGCGAAAATCCTGGAGCGGCACGGCGCGAAGGTGACGCACGTGCGCGCGGCCCCGGGTGACGCTCCGTCCGTGGACGAGGTGGAGACGCACCTGGCGCGCGGAGGCTTCAAGCTGCTGGCCGTCACCCATGTGGACACCTCCACCGGGGTGCTGACGCCCGTGGAGGCGCTGGTGAAGGCCGCGCGCAAGCACGGCGTGCTGTCCGTGGTGGACGGCGTGTGCGCCACCGCCGGCGAGGCGTTCCACCAGGACGCGTGGGGCGCGGACGTGTACCTCACCGCCAGCCAGAAGGCGGTGGGCGTGCCGCCCGGGCTGGCGCTGCTCACCGTGGGGCCCCGCGCGCTGGAGGCGTGGCGCGCGCGCAAGGTGCCGGTGGCCAGCGTCTACTCGGACTGGGCGGAGTGGCTCCCCATCATGGAGGCGTACGAGGCGGGCAAGCCGGCGTACTTCGCCACCCCGCCCGTCAACCTCGTCTGCGCGCTGGACGTGAGCCTGGGGCAGGTGCTCGCCGAGGGCATGGAGGCGAGATTCGCCCGGCACCAGCGCATGGCGCGAGCCTTCCGCGCGGCGTGGAAGGCGCTGGGCCTGCGCATGCTGCCGGTGTCCGACGCCGTGGCCGCCCACACCCTCAGCGCCGTCTACTACCCGGACGGCGTGGACGCGTCGCTGGTGGGGCGCGTGAAGGGGCAGGGCATCGTCGTGGCCGGCGGCCTCCACCCGGAGCTCAAGGCGCGCTACTTCCGCGTGGGCCACATGAACCGCGTGGGCCCCTCGGACGTGCTGGCCGCCGTGGGCGCCGTGGAGCGCGCCCTGCTCGCCGCCGGCCACGAGTCGGAGCCGGGCGCGGGCGTCGCCGCCGCCCAGGCCTCGCTCGCCGCGAGCTGA
- a CDS encoding serine/threonine-protein kinase produces the protein MQTPGPAPRTTTTRDAPPPFAPERRHLLFKVEHTRYEFLRTLERRGNGEVLLLAERRERHGLAGPVVVKHVRSPADPLRRHRLAEEVQLAYRLHHPAIAQVHYFKVHQGAPYVIMEHVDGPSLETVLGLMAMRRAPVSTVFALHVATEVADALHHAHTLTDGQGRPLGLVHRDVSPRNVRVARTGEVKLTHFGVAYSHLVGREETAEALLKGDVAYASPEYLHGKPLTPASDVFSLGLVLVELATGRHLFAEAVETLEVPPPRSSVLRVEEAPSLPLTQMLAVVERYTPADVEQAVAGLPPDVRAVLHRALRKEPCERYASAGELCAALRDCLSAAVAREGRPYARAEAALELARLTTDASASRDQVELLDESLFQAGLEAHELGPTGPGRPP, from the coding sequence ATGCAGACCCCCGGCCCCGCGCCGCGTACGACCACCACTCGGGACGCACCGCCCCCCTTCGCCCCGGAGCGTCGTCACCTGCTCTTCAAGGTGGAGCACACCCGGTACGAGTTCCTCCGGACGCTGGAGCGCAGGGGCAACGGCGAGGTGCTCCTGCTGGCCGAGCGCCGCGAGCGGCATGGGCTGGCGGGCCCTGTCGTCGTCAAGCACGTCCGCTCACCCGCGGACCCCCTGCGGCGGCATCGGCTGGCGGAGGAGGTGCAGCTCGCCTACCGGCTCCACCATCCGGCCATCGCCCAGGTGCACTACTTCAAGGTCCACCAGGGCGCGCCGTACGTCATCATGGAGCACGTGGACGGGCCCTCACTGGAGACGGTGCTGGGGCTCATGGCCATGCGCCGCGCACCGGTGTCCACCGTGTTCGCCCTTCATGTCGCGACGGAGGTCGCGGACGCCCTGCACCACGCGCACACGCTCACGGACGGACAGGGGCGACCGCTGGGGCTGGTGCACCGGGATGTCAGCCCGCGCAACGTCCGGGTGGCCCGGACGGGCGAGGTCAAGCTGACGCACTTCGGGGTGGCGTACTCGCACCTGGTGGGCCGTGAGGAGACCGCCGAGGCGCTGCTCAAGGGGGACGTGGCGTATGCCTCGCCGGAGTACCTGCATGGCAAGCCCCTCACTCCTGCCTCGGACGTCTTCTCGCTCGGGCTGGTGCTGGTGGAGCTGGCCACCGGGCGCCACCTCTTCGCGGAGGCCGTGGAGACGCTGGAGGTACCTCCGCCCCGGTCGTCGGTCCTCCGTGTGGAGGAGGCGCCTTCGCTGCCGCTCACCCAGATGCTCGCGGTGGTGGAGCGCTACACCCCGGCGGACGTGGAGCAGGCGGTGGCGGGCCTGCCCCCGGACGTGCGCGCCGTCCTGCACCGCGCGCTGCGCAAGGAACCGTGCGAGCGTTACGCCTCCGCCGGGGAGCTGTGCGCCGCGCTGCGCGACTGTCTGAGCGCGGCGGTGGCGCGAGAGGGCCGGCCCTACGCACGTGCCGAGGCGGCCCTGGAGCTCGCCCGGCTCACCACGGACGCCAGCGCCTCACGGGACCAGGTGGAGCTGCTGGACGAGAGTCTCTTCCAGGCCGGCCTGGAGGCGCACGAGCTGGGGCCTACCGGCCCAGGGCGCCCGCCATGA
- a CDS encoding imm11 family protein, with amino-acid sequence MFKTGERVQGVSRLILPVDRPGRGSDFFLAGIATPVVHARVATVLTALAPGDVQLLPVNVADSVDNFFILVAVRVVRCVDDEASDEVEYWLPQDGEPEKVGTYRKVSGMRIDPSKVGDAKVFRTWGWSIALIVSEEIKDALERIGATGVSFTEV; translated from the coding sequence ATGTTCAAAACGGGGGAGCGAGTCCAGGGAGTCAGCCGTCTCATCCTGCCGGTTGACCGTCCCGGTAGAGGCTCGGATTTCTTCCTTGCTGGCATTGCGACTCCCGTCGTCCACGCCAGGGTCGCGACGGTCTTGACGGCGTTGGCTCCCGGCGACGTCCAACTGCTTCCGGTGAATGTGGCGGACAGCGTCGATAACTTCTTCATTCTCGTCGCCGTCCGGGTCGTTCGCTGTGTCGATGACGAGGCATCCGACGAAGTGGAGTATTGGCTGCCTCAGGACGGGGAGCCCGAGAAGGTGGGGACATATAGAAAAGTTTCGGGCATGCGCATCGACCCGTCGAAAGTCGGAGACGCCAAGGTGTTCCGTACCTGGGGTTGGTCCATCGCCCTCATTGTCTCGGAGGAGATAAAAGACGCCTTGGAGCGTATCGGCGCCACCGGCGTGAGCTTCACGG